A window of Microbacterium luteolum contains these coding sequences:
- a CDS encoding ABC-F family ATP-binding cassette domain-containing protein, with amino-acid sequence MTATLVAQGLAGGYGHRILFDSLDLTVAPGDVVGVVGANGAGKSTLLRLLAGLDEPQAGTIALAPSDAFVGWLPQEHDRVAGETIAAYIARRTGCAAATTAMDAAAAALGDPSLAASGIDPADAYSTALDRWLASGAADLDERLPAVLADLGLELGGDADGVLMTSLSGGQAARVGLAALLLSRFDIALLDEPTNDLDLDGLERLEGFVRGLRGGAVLVSHDREFLARCVTRVLELDLAQGSNRVFGGGYDAYLEERATVRRHQREKYDEFAEKKADLIGRARTQREWSSQGVRNAMKKAPDNDKIRRKASTESSEKQAQKVRQMESRIARLEEVEEPRKEWQLEFTIAAAPRSSSVVSTLSSAVYRQGSFALGPVSLQVNAGERIGITGPNGAGKSTLLRALLGQQHPDEGTASLGASVQIGEIDQARSLLAGSQPLAVAFEELVPEMASGEVRTLLAKFGLRADHVGRPVDDLSPGERTRAGLALLQARGTNVLVLDEPTNHLDLAAIEQLEQALESYEGTLLLVTHDRRMLATVHTDRQWRVESGQVTEL; translated from the coding sequence ATGACCGCAACACTCGTGGCCCAGGGCCTGGCCGGAGGCTACGGCCATCGCATCCTCTTCGACTCGCTCGATCTGACGGTCGCGCCGGGAGACGTCGTCGGAGTGGTCGGTGCGAACGGCGCGGGTAAGTCCACGCTCCTCCGTCTGCTCGCCGGCCTCGACGAACCGCAGGCGGGCACGATCGCCCTGGCTCCGTCGGATGCGTTCGTCGGATGGCTGCCCCAGGAGCACGACCGCGTCGCCGGTGAGACGATCGCCGCGTACATCGCCCGCCGCACGGGATGCGCGGCGGCCACCACGGCGATGGATGCCGCCGCGGCTGCGCTCGGCGACCCGTCGCTCGCTGCCTCGGGCATCGACCCCGCAGACGCCTACTCGACGGCCCTCGACCGGTGGCTCGCCAGCGGCGCCGCGGACCTGGACGAGCGACTCCCGGCCGTGCTCGCCGACCTGGGTCTCGAACTCGGCGGCGACGCCGACGGTGTCCTGATGACCTCGCTCTCCGGAGGTCAGGCGGCTCGTGTCGGGCTGGCGGCGCTGCTCCTCTCGCGTTTCGACATCGCGCTGCTCGACGAGCCGACCAATGATCTCGATCTCGACGGTCTCGAGCGGCTGGAGGGCTTCGTGCGCGGGCTGCGTGGCGGCGCGGTGCTGGTCAGCCATGATCGCGAGTTCCTCGCACGCTGCGTGACCCGGGTGCTGGAGCTCGACCTGGCGCAGGGCTCCAATCGCGTGTTCGGCGGCGGCTACGACGCCTATCTCGAGGAGCGGGCGACGGTGCGCCGCCACCAGCGCGAGAAGTACGACGAGTTCGCCGAGAAGAAGGCCGACCTCATCGGTCGTGCCAGGACGCAGCGGGAATGGTCCAGCCAGGGTGTGCGCAACGCGATGAAGAAGGCGCCGGACAACGACAAGATCAGACGCAAGGCGTCGACGGAGTCCAGCGAGAAGCAGGCGCAGAAGGTTCGACAGATGGAGAGCCGGATCGCGCGGCTCGAAGAGGTCGAAGAGCCCCGCAAGGAGTGGCAGCTCGAGTTCACCATCGCCGCGGCGCCGCGGTCCAGTTCGGTCGTCTCGACGCTGAGCTCCGCGGTCTACCGGCAGGGCTCCTTCGCTCTGGGCCCGGTGTCGCTGCAGGTCAACGCAGGGGAGCGCATCGGCATCACGGGTCCCAACGGCGCGGGCAAGTCGACTCTCCTTCGCGCACTGCTCGGGCAGCAGCATCCGGATGAGGGAACCGCGAGCCTCGGAGCGAGCGTGCAGATCGGCGAGATCGATCAGGCACGCTCGCTGCTGGCCGGTTCCCAGCCGCTGGCGGTCGCCTTCGAGGAACTCGTGCCGGAGATGGCCAGCGGCGAGGTGCGCACGCTTCTCGCCAAGTTCGGGCTCAGGGCCGACCACGTGGGGCGTCCCGTCGACGACCTGTCACCGGGGGAGCGCACCCGCGCGGGACTCGCCCTGCTGCAGGCCCGCGGCACCAACGTGCTGGTCCTCGACGAGCCGACGAACCACCTCGATCTCGCGGCGATCGAGCAGCTCGAGCAGGCGCTCGAATCGTACGAGGGAACGCTGCTGCTGGTCACGCACGACCGGCGGATGCTCGCAACGGTGCACACCGATCGTCAATGGCGTGTCGAATCCGGTCAGGTGACCGAGCTCTAG
- a CDS encoding DUF6328 family protein produces MTVDLPPDEPDIDDRADGRDETPNERADRNWLELLQELRVMQTGTQILTGFLLAVAFQPRFTDMDELQRDLYVILVALAAVATILALAPVGMHRALFGHHRKPDLVRIAARIVRIDLAVIGVLTIGVTTLIVDFTVNRTAGIVALVAALVLVVALWLALPRLMRGRPRSVETVED; encoded by the coding sequence ATGACAGTGGATCTGCCCCCTGATGAGCCCGACATCGACGATCGGGCCGACGGTCGCGACGAGACGCCCAACGAGAGGGCCGACCGGAACTGGCTCGAGCTCCTGCAGGAGCTGCGCGTCATGCAGACCGGCACGCAGATCCTCACCGGCTTCCTGCTCGCCGTGGCGTTCCAGCCGCGCTTCACCGACATGGATGAACTCCAGCGCGACCTCTATGTCATCCTGGTCGCTCTCGCAGCGGTCGCGACGATTCTCGCGCTCGCTCCGGTGGGCATGCACCGCGCACTGTTCGGGCACCATCGCAAGCCCGACCTGGTGCGGATCGCCGCGCGCATCGTGCGGATCGACCTCGCCGTGATCGGCGTGCTGACCATCGGCGTGACCACGTTGATCGTCGACTTCACGGTCAACCGCACCGCGGGTATCGTCGCGCTCGTGGCCGCGCTCGTGCTGGTCGTGGCGCTGTGGCTGGCGTTGCCGCGGCTGATGCGCGGGCGTCCCCGCTCCGTCGAGACCGTCGAGGACTGA
- a CDS encoding 1-acyl-sn-glycerol-3-phosphate acyltransferase, translating to MLKRLLARLFWAFSRWTLTSEGAPTRPTVLVGAPHTSNWDFVLMLAIAWRLGIDVHWLGKKSLFRGWRGPIMRGLGGIPVDRADPARVVKEVVGQVHAGTVFGLVVTPDGTRGGNEYWKSGFYRIARETGMPVTLGFVDRTTMTTGLGPTIDLTGDVAADMDRIRAFYADKAGVRPERRTEPRLREENPAASPGAD from the coding sequence ATGCTCAAACGACTCCTCGCCCGCTTGTTCTGGGCGTTCAGCCGCTGGACGCTCACAAGCGAAGGCGCACCGACGCGCCCGACGGTGCTGGTGGGCGCACCGCACACGTCCAACTGGGACTTCGTCCTGATGCTCGCCATCGCGTGGCGCCTCGGCATCGACGTGCACTGGCTCGGGAAGAAGAGTCTCTTCCGCGGGTGGCGGGGTCCGATCATGCGCGGGCTCGGCGGCATCCCCGTCGATCGAGCCGACCCGGCGCGCGTGGTGAAGGAGGTCGTCGGCCAGGTGCACGCCGGCACGGTCTTCGGGCTCGTCGTGACACCGGACGGAACCCGCGGCGGCAACGAGTACTGGAAGTCCGGTTTCTACCGCATCGCCCGCGAGACGGGGATGCCGGTGACCCTCGGCTTCGTCGACCGCACGACCATGACCACGGGTCTCGGACCGACGATCGACCTCACGGGTGATGTGGCAGCCGACATGGACCGCATCCGGGCGTTCTACGCCGACAAGGCCGGCGTGCGCCCCGAGCGACGGACCGAGCCGCGACTGCGCGAGGAGAACCCGGCGGCGTCGCCGGGCGCCGACTGA
- a CDS encoding GNAT family N-acetyltransferase: MENDQQERSQIEISSIQDSDAGEVLTVQRAAFVSEAAIYGSVDMPPLTQTLSELEAELRTESGFVARIDGRLVGAIRFVERDGLLLIGRIAIAPDMQGEGIGRMLLEAAEESSDADVAELFTGSLSEANLRLYESCGYEEHERIPDGDGTAQVFLRKRLGP; encoded by the coding sequence GTGGAGAACGACCAGCAGGAGCGATCGCAGATCGAGATCAGCTCGATCCAGGACAGCGACGCGGGCGAGGTGCTGACGGTGCAGCGAGCGGCCTTCGTCTCGGAGGCAGCGATCTACGGGAGCGTCGACATGCCGCCGTTGACGCAGACGCTCTCCGAGCTGGAAGCCGAGCTGCGCACGGAATCCGGCTTCGTCGCGCGGATCGACGGGCGCCTCGTCGGCGCGATCCGATTCGTCGAGCGCGATGGCCTGCTCCTGATCGGCCGGATCGCGATCGCCCCCGACATGCAGGGCGAGGGGATCGGACGGATGCTGCTCGAAGCCGCCGAGGAGTCCTCTGATGCCGACGTGGCCGAGCTCTTCACCGGCAGCCTCAGCGAGGCGAACCTGCGGCTGTACGAATCGTGCGGGTACGAGGAGCACGAGCGGATTCCGGACGGCGACGGGACCGCACAGGTGTTCCTGCGGAAGCGGCTCGGACCTTGA
- a CDS encoding Dps family protein, giving the protein MAETKTTKKTTGSTKGGAKTTRRQNAEKGFTATPDLAANLQSVLVDLLELATQGKQAHWNVVGRNFRDMHRQLDEIIDDARAFSDTVAERMRALHAVPDGRSVTVSATTSLPEFPAGEVSTSETIDLITVRLEAVVSTMRDVHDDVDEADPTSADILHAVIERLEQFAWMVSAENRSPAGR; this is encoded by the coding sequence ATGGCTGAGACGAAGACGACCAAGAAGACCACCGGCAGCACGAAGGGCGGAGCGAAGACGACGCGACGGCAGAACGCCGAGAAGGGCTTCACCGCCACGCCGGATCTGGCGGCGAACCTGCAGTCCGTGCTCGTCGACCTGCTGGAGCTCGCGACTCAGGGCAAGCAGGCGCACTGGAACGTCGTCGGACGCAACTTCCGCGACATGCATCGACAGCTCGACGAGATCATCGACGACGCGCGTGCCTTCAGCGACACGGTCGCCGAGCGCATGCGCGCGCTGCACGCCGTGCCGGACGGGCGCAGCGTCACGGTGTCGGCCACGACATCCCTGCCCGAGTTCCCGGCGGGAGAGGTCTCCACGTCGGAGACCATCGACCTGATCACCGTCCGTCTCGAAGCCGTCGTCTCGACGATGCGCGATGTGCACGACGACGTGGATGAGGCCGACCCGACATCGGCGGACATCCTGCACGCGGTGATCGAGCGCTTGGAGCAGTTCGCGTGGATGGTCAGCGCGGAGAACCGGAGCCCTGCCGGCCGCTGA
- a CDS encoding DUF1345 domain-containing protein has translation MSANAVRKGVRLRALVSIILGGIAGVAVAFVLGPAPGLLAGWGVFALVNVIWVLRVVWPMGPTETREHATIEAPGRRVARLISVIGSLVSLAAVLSVIIQAQNAPGAEEYVLAGIAVVSVATSWLLIQVDYVLRYARMYYSEPNGGIDFNQDEPPQYTDFLYFSLGLGMTYQVADTNVTRNAIRRVVIAQTVLAYLFGTVILATIINLVAGLH, from the coding sequence ATGAGTGCAAACGCCGTGCGGAAGGGTGTGCGCCTGCGTGCCCTGGTCTCGATCATCCTCGGCGGCATCGCGGGAGTCGCCGTGGCGTTCGTCCTCGGGCCGGCCCCGGGTCTCCTCGCCGGCTGGGGAGTCTTCGCCCTCGTCAACGTCATCTGGGTGCTTCGCGTCGTCTGGCCGATGGGGCCGACCGAGACGCGGGAGCACGCGACGATCGAGGCGCCCGGTCGACGGGTGGCCCGCCTGATCTCGGTCATCGGGAGCCTGGTGAGCCTCGCCGCGGTCCTGAGCGTGATCATTCAGGCCCAGAACGCTCCCGGTGCGGAGGAATACGTCCTCGCCGGCATCGCGGTCGTGAGCGTCGCGACCTCCTGGCTGCTCATCCAGGTCGACTACGTGCTGCGCTACGCGCGGATGTACTACTCCGAGCCGAACGGCGGCATCGACTTCAATCAGGATGAGCCACCGCAGTACACGGATTTCCTCTACTTCTCACTCGGCCTCGGCATGACGTATCAGGTCGCCGACACCAACGTCACGAGGAACGCCATCCGCCGCGTCGTCATCGCTCAGACGGTTCTCGCCTACCTCTTCGGCACGGTGATCCTCGCCACCATCATCAACCTGGTGGCCGGCCTGCACTGA
- a CDS encoding Fe-S cluster assembly protein HesB translates to MLTLTDNATAIVSTLVSRQSEAPDAGLRIHSTATPGADGGARLAVLVTADPEPQDQVVEISGTRLFLDEEAATALDDKVLDAGVDDEGAVSFAVMPKVA, encoded by the coding sequence GTGCTCACCCTCACCGACAACGCCACCGCCATCGTCTCCACCCTCGTGAGTCGTCAGAGCGAAGCCCCGGATGCCGGTCTGCGCATCCACTCCACCGCCACCCCCGGCGCGGACGGCGGAGCCCGCCTGGCCGTCCTCGTGACCGCCGACCCTGAGCCGCAGGACCAGGTCGTGGAGATCTCCGGCACCCGCCTCTTCCTCGATGAGGAGGCCGCGACCGCGCTCGACGACAAGGTGCTCGACGCCGGCGTCGACGACGAGGGCGCCGTGTCCTTCGCCGTGATGCCGAAGGTCGCCTGA